One genomic window of Haloarcula limicola includes the following:
- a CDS encoding ABC transporter substrate-binding protein, which yields MSRDSTSRRQFLKAAGAVTVTATSTAGCASFGGGGDGGGTLIYSRGDHPTNYDPQQTTSGEVAKVTNQVFDTTIDFKPGSGGKLVDGLAKEWELDGKTTTLTLKEGITFHGGDELTAEDVRATVRRFIDTEYEFFLGEKRSGYSSVTFGDWVESVEATSKYEVTFTLKQRYAPFVRNLAMFAAAILSKSQIEEMGQGAEAQAELGTDPRGTGPFQFEELDNSNEKIRFSAYDDYWGEGPHVSQLIMKTIKSNQTRAQDLINGDSHITDNLGAQAIKQIKDSDAASVKKKNGINVGYMAFNQSRKAAFRKPKVRRAISYAVDTEAIVNSIYQGFAKQADQALPPDVLGHNEDLDPYPHDPEKAQTLLEEAGETDLEFELATFSNPRGYNPSPVATANQIRSNLEDIGLSVSVNQFSSFGPYIDYTYAGKHDAALLGWYTDNADPDNFLYVLLHPGVPVEEVPDGQSYVSWDKKGNASNISSWANREYMKLVNEGQKTYDEQKREEIYLEAAKMTHEQAPWVFLDYAQLTRGINQAVQADSYTVSSVGGPYLELVQMN from the coding sequence ATGTCACGCGATAGCACTAGTCGTCGTCAGTTTCTGAAGGCCGCTGGTGCCGTAACAGTCACGGCCACGTCGACTGCCGGTTGCGCGAGTTTCGGTGGCGGCGGTGACGGCGGCGGGACGCTCATCTACTCCCGCGGCGACCACCCGACGAACTACGACCCCCAGCAGACCACCAGCGGCGAGGTGGCGAAGGTCACCAACCAGGTGTTCGATACGACCATCGACTTCAAACCGGGGAGCGGCGGGAAACTCGTCGACGGCCTCGCCAAGGAGTGGGAACTCGACGGCAAGACCACGACGCTGACGCTCAAGGAGGGAATTACCTTCCACGGCGGCGACGAACTCACCGCCGAGGACGTTCGGGCGACGGTGCGACGGTTCATCGACACCGAGTACGAGTTCTTCCTCGGGGAGAAGCGCTCCGGGTACTCGTCGGTCACGTTCGGCGACTGGGTCGAGAGCGTCGAGGCGACCTCGAAGTACGAGGTGACGTTCACGCTCAAACAGCGCTACGCCCCGTTCGTCCGGAACCTCGCGATGTTCGCCGCCGCCATCCTCTCGAAGAGCCAGATCGAGGAGATGGGACAGGGGGCCGAGGCGCAGGCGGAACTGGGAACCGACCCGCGGGGGACCGGCCCGTTCCAGTTCGAGGAACTGGACAACTCCAACGAGAAGATCAGGTTCAGCGCTTACGACGACTACTGGGGCGAGGGACCGCACGTCTCGCAGCTGATCATGAAGACCATCAAGTCCAACCAGACGCGGGCGCAGGACCTCATCAACGGCGACAGCCACATCACGGACAACCTCGGCGCGCAGGCGATAAAGCAGATCAAGGACTCGGACGCGGCGTCGGTCAAGAAGAAGAACGGCATCAACGTCGGGTACATGGCGTTCAACCAGTCCCGGAAGGCCGCGTTCCGAAAACCGAAGGTCCGGCGCGCCATCAGTTACGCCGTCGACACCGAGGCCATCGTCAACTCGATCTATCAGGGCTTCGCGAAACAGGCCGACCAGGCGCTCCCGCCGGACGTCCTCGGCCACAACGAGGACCTCGACCCGTACCCCCACGACCCGGAGAAGGCCCAGACGCTCCTCGAAGAGGCCGGCGAGACCGACCTCGAGTTCGAACTGGCGACCTTCTCGAACCCCCGTGGCTACAACCCGAGTCCGGTCGCCACCGCGAACCAGATCCGTTCGAACCTCGAGGACATCGGCCTCTCCGTCTCGGTCAACCAGTTCTCGTCGTTCGGCCCCTACATCGACTACACGTACGCCGGCAAGCACGACGCCGCGCTGCTCGGGTGGTACACCGACAACGCCGACCCGGACAACTTCCTCTACGTCCTCCTCCACCCCGGCGTGCCCGTCGAGGAAGTCCCGGACGGCCAGAGCTACGTGAGCTGGGACAAGAAGGGGAACGCCTCGAACATCTCGTCGTGGGCCAACAGGGAGTACATGAAACTCGTCAACGAGGGACAGAAGACCTACGACGAGCAGAAGCGCGAGGAGATCTATCTCGAAGCCGCCAAGATGACCCACGAGCAGGCCCCGTGGGTGTTCCTCGACTACGCACAGCTCACGAGAGGTATCAACCAGGCGGTCCAGGCAGACAGCTACACCGTCAGCTCGGTGGGCGGTCCGTACCTGGAACTCGTCCAGATGAACTGA
- a CDS encoding ABC transporter permease yields MTSKRFILKRLLLLVPVLLGVATFVFVILHLSPGDPARVILGQRASQARVMELQRELGLNDPLYVQYGRFLLEAATFDFGQSYKVAQGQPVRSVLASRLPVTIELSLYGQAIGLLLGLPLGVISAVKQDTLVDHFGRIGALSGISIPIYWSGPMLILLFSTFLGIFPASGRISSTVFLPDHWMLLGVELPLTGMVTIDTLLLGKPGAWLSAVRHLFLPAATIGIYSLALISRMMRSSMLEVVRQDYMRTARAKGQGQKITIMKHGFRNALIPVVTVIGIQFGTLLGGAVLTETVFGINGIGTTIVAAINATDYPLVQGTVLTFALLFTLVNLGVDITYSYLDPRIQQ; encoded by the coding sequence ATGACCTCGAAACGATTCATCCTCAAACGACTGCTGTTGCTCGTCCCGGTGCTCCTCGGCGTCGCGACGTTCGTCTTCGTCATCCTCCACCTCTCGCCCGGGGACCCGGCCCGAGTGATACTCGGACAGCGCGCGTCGCAGGCGCGCGTGATGGAACTCCAGCGCGAGCTGGGCCTGAACGATCCGCTGTACGTCCAGTACGGCCGCTTCCTGCTGGAGGCCGCGACGTTCGACTTCGGCCAGTCCTACAAGGTCGCACAGGGCCAGCCCGTTCGCAGCGTACTCGCGTCCCGGCTTCCGGTCACGATCGAACTCTCCCTGTACGGGCAGGCCATTGGACTCCTGCTCGGGTTACCGCTCGGCGTCATCTCCGCCGTGAAACAGGACACCCTTGTCGACCACTTCGGTCGCATCGGCGCGCTCTCCGGCATCTCCATTCCCATCTACTGGTCCGGACCGATGCTCATCCTGCTGTTCTCGACGTTCCTCGGCATCTTCCCGGCGAGCGGCCGGATCAGTTCGACGGTGTTCCTCCCCGATCACTGGATGCTGCTGGGCGTGGAACTGCCGCTGACCGGGATGGTGACCATCGACACGCTCCTGCTCGGCAAGCCCGGCGCGTGGCTCTCCGCCGTGCGGCACCTGTTCCTGCCCGCGGCCACCATCGGCATCTACTCGCTGGCGCTCATCTCGCGGATGATGCGCTCGTCGATGCTCGAAGTGGTCCGCCAGGACTACATGCGGACCGCCCGCGCGAAGGGCCAGGGCCAGAAGATAACGATCATGAAACACGGGTTCCGGAACGCGCTCATCCCCGTCGTCACCGTCATCGGCATCCAGTTCGGGACGTTACTGGGCGGGGCCGTCCTCACCGAGACCGTCTTCGGCATCAACGGCATCGGCACCACCATCGTCGCCGCCATCAACGCCACGGATTACCCGCTCGTCCAGGGGACGGTCCTGACGTTCGCGCTGCTGTTCACGCTCGTGAACCTCGGCGTCGACATCACCTACAGCTACCTCGACCCCCGAATCCAACAGTGA
- a CDS encoding ABC transporter permease, whose amino-acid sequence MSTETTTQTPSDDRGFLDRLRSSQFLSELLSNRIALTGIVLIAAMVAVALYARLFLDLAPLADSRLGQGIPDRAPPGWIGPAAADQFLFGTDAAARDIFKRTLYGAWIALKFGTIAVAASTVAGIALGTIAAYYSDVTDNVIMRAMDVLLAFPSLLLALALVSIFGAGIWKATAALILVYTPRFARVVRGAALKVLEDEYIEATEALGARDPRVLARHVVPNSLAPITVQSTLNFGLAIIDIAALSFLGFGAQAGTPSWGLMLAKGVENGLLTGKWWMSVFPGLFLAITVLGFNLLGDGMRDALDPRMREAVD is encoded by the coding sequence ATGAGCACCGAAACCACCACTCAGACGCCGTCCGACGACCGCGGCTTCCTCGATAGACTCCGGTCCTCGCAGTTCCTCTCGGAACTGCTGTCGAACCGCATCGCGCTCACCGGCATCGTCCTCATCGCCGCGATGGTCGCGGTCGCGCTGTACGCCCGACTCTTCTTGGACCTCGCGCCGCTGGCCGACTCCCGACTCGGACAGGGGATCCCGGACCGCGCGCCCCCGGGCTGGATCGGTCCGGCGGCGGCCGACCAGTTCCTCTTCGGGACCGACGCCGCCGCCCGTGACATCTTCAAGCGGACGCTGTACGGGGCGTGGATCGCGCTGAAGTTCGGGACGATCGCCGTCGCCGCCTCGACGGTCGCCGGCATCGCGCTCGGGACGATCGCCGCTTACTACAGCGACGTCACGGACAACGTCATCATGCGGGCGATGGACGTCCTGCTCGCGTTCCCGTCGCTGTTGCTCGCGCTCGCGCTGGTCTCCATCTTCGGGGCCGGCATCTGGAAGGCCACGGCCGCGCTCATCCTCGTGTACACGCCGCGGTTCGCCCGCGTCGTCAGGGGCGCGGCGCTGAAGGTCCTCGAAGACGAGTACATCGAGGCCACCGAGGCGCTGGGCGCGAGGGATCCCCGCGTGCTCGCCCGGCACGTCGTCCCGAACTCGCTGGCACCCATCACCGTCCAGTCGACGCTGAACTTCGGCCTCGCCATCATCGACATCGCGGCCCTGTCCTTCCTCGGGTTCGGCGCGCAGGCCGGGACGCCGTCCTGGGGACTGATGCTCGCCAAGGGCGTCGAGAACGGCCTGCTGACCGGGAAGTGGTGGATGTCCGTCTTCCCCGGGCTGTTCCTCGCCATCACCGTCCTCGGGTTCAACCTCCTCGGCGACGGGATGCGCGACGCGCTCGATCCCCGGATGCGGGAAGCCGTCGACTGA
- a CDS encoding DUF7268 family protein, translating into MSAGVETEGRDWRLLARAAGVGFAGAVLLFYALVAFGTSPRDASELVFPLAALPFSLGLLGWSAVLLSGEAIETFSAELGVSESWTVESGRQGTALLVVFGLGGMVGAAVAGAPYGV; encoded by the coding sequence ATGTCGGCCGGCGTCGAAACCGAGGGGCGCGACTGGCGACTGCTCGCCCGCGCCGCCGGCGTCGGCTTCGCCGGTGCCGTCCTGCTGTTCTACGCGCTGGTCGCGTTCGGAACGTCGCCGCGGGACGCCAGCGAACTCGTGTTCCCGCTGGCCGCGCTCCCGTTCTCGCTCGGGCTGTTGGGGTGGTCCGCCGTGCTGCTATCCGGCGAGGCGATAGAGACGTTCTCCGCCGAACTGGGCGTCAGCGAGAGCTGGACCGTCGAGAGCGGCCGACAGGGGACGGCCCTCCTGGTCGTCTTCGGTCTCGGCGGGATGGTCGGCGCTGCCGTTGCCGGCGCTCCCTACGGCGTCTGA
- a CDS encoding DUF5798 family protein, whose protein sequence is MGLGSTAKKLQKVADIADDLYTKVNELKAQLQDLRGTVEATNARVDEIDGRLDEQRALLEAIADEQGVDTDAVLTDALIEDAEGSTAESDAAAETGEAEADANAKSSDD, encoded by the coding sequence ATGGGATTAGGTTCGACGGCGAAGAAGCTACAGAAAGTCGCCGATATCGCCGACGACCTCTACACGAAGGTCAACGAACTCAAAGCACAGTTGCAGGACCTCCGCGGCACGGTCGAAGCGACCAACGCCCGAGTCGACGAGATCGACGGCCGATTGGACGAACAGCGAGCGCTGCTCGAAGCGATCGCGGACGAACAGGGCGTCGATACCGACGCCGTTCTCACCGACGCGCTCATCGAGGACGCCGAAGGCTCGACGGCCGAGTCGGACGCGGCCGCGGAGACGGGAGAGGCGGAGGCGGACGCGAACGCGAAGTCGAGCGACGACTGA
- a CDS encoding DUF7548 family protein, producing the protein MDDLRTAPTVGIVGCVLYLLALAVPYLLVETTSAVGAYYDSGALSPVIPAVFALVAIIVFAAGREGRTDPSVAAGAAIVLGLFIVGLTLLWATTVPVSLVLGLTESTLIEHHRWAVVVVALSVPLGAAWFARALRLF; encoded by the coding sequence ATGGACGACTTGCGGACCGCGCCGACCGTCGGCATCGTCGGCTGTGTGCTCTATCTCCTCGCGCTCGCGGTGCCGTATCTCCTCGTCGAGACGACGAGCGCCGTCGGAGCGTACTACGATTCCGGTGCCCTCTCTCCGGTGATCCCCGCCGTCTTCGCGCTCGTCGCGATCATCGTCTTCGCCGCCGGTCGCGAGGGGCGGACGGATCCGAGCGTCGCCGCCGGAGCCGCTATCGTGCTCGGGCTGTTCATCGTCGGTCTCACCCTCTTGTGGGCGACGACAGTTCCCGTGAGTCTCGTCCTCGGACTGACCGAATCGACGCTCATCGAGCACCACCGTTGGGCAGTGGTCGTCGTCGCCCTCTCTGTTCCGCTCGGCGCGGCGTGGTTCGCCCGCGCACTGCGGCTCTTCTGA
- a CDS encoding mechanosensitive ion channel family protein — MQVAPVANLLEQFMPEGLALTLAQAIVFVAVFLAVYLLGRAIVVPIVDRSLQSRDLDKHARNPIKKLTLIAIVFVAVAVAFGFAQYGDFLQSLATIAAAATLALGLAMQDTISNFVAGVFIFTDKPFRIGDWIEWDDHAGVVEDISLRVSRVRTFDNELLTVPNSQLTDGVIKNPVAKDQLRLKFVFGIGYDDDIDKATDIIIEEAHKHVGILDDPAPSVRLIELGDSSVGLQSRIWIDNPSRADFIKTRGEYVQSVKERFDEEGIDIPYPNRTVGGGLELAGLDGVVEPADD, encoded by the coding sequence ATGCAGGTCGCGCCGGTCGCCAACCTCTTAGAGCAGTTCATGCCGGAGGGACTCGCGCTGACGTTGGCGCAGGCCATCGTCTTCGTCGCCGTCTTCCTCGCGGTCTATCTGCTCGGACGGGCTATCGTCGTCCCCATCGTCGACCGCTCGCTCCAGTCCCGAGACCTCGATAAACACGCGCGGAACCCGATAAAGAAACTCACCCTCATCGCCATCGTCTTCGTCGCCGTCGCGGTGGCGTTCGGCTTCGCGCAGTACGGCGACTTCCTGCAGTCGCTCGCGACCATCGCCGCCGCGGCGACGCTCGCGCTCGGCCTCGCCATGCAGGATACGATCTCGAACTTCGTCGCGGGCGTCTTCATCTTCACCGACAAGCCGTTCCGCATCGGCGACTGGATCGAGTGGGACGACCACGCCGGCGTCGTCGAGGACATCAGCCTGCGCGTGTCCCGCGTCCGGACCTTCGACAACGAACTCCTGACGGTCCCGAACTCACAGCTCACCGACGGCGTGATCAAGAACCCCGTCGCCAAGGACCAGCTCCGCCTGAAGTTCGTCTTCGGCATCGGCTACGACGACGACATCGACAAGGCGACCGACATCATCATCGAGGAGGCGCACAAACACGTCGGCATCTTGGACGACCCCGCGCCCTCGGTTCGGCTCATCGAACTCGGTGACTCCTCCGTCGGTCTCCAGTCGCGCATCTGGATCGACAACCCCAGCCGCGCCGACTTCATAAAGACCCGCGGCGAGTACGTCCAGTCCGTGAAGGAGCGGTTCGACGAGGAGGGCATCGACATCCCCTACCCGAACCGCACCGTCGGCGGTGGCCTCGAACTGGCCGGGCTGGACGGCGTCGTCGAACCCGCGGACGACTAG
- a CDS encoding YhbY family RNA-binding protein codes for MTDTSRKQRIHDLDATLRVGKNGIESVVDELDSQLEESEFVKVRFLRSARGGTTSEELAEELTEHVNAEVVQVRGHTAVFEK; via the coding sequence ATGACTGATACGTCGCGCAAACAGCGGATACACGACCTCGACGCGACGCTCCGCGTCGGGAAGAACGGCATCGAGTCCGTCGTCGACGAACTGGACTCCCAACTCGAGGAGAGCGAGTTCGTGAAAGTCCGGTTCCTCCGGTCGGCCCGCGGCGGCACGACCAGCGAGGAACTGGCCGAGGAACTCACCGAACACGTCAACGCCGAGGTCGTGCAGGTCCGCGGCCACACGGCGGTGTTCGAGAAATGA
- a CDS encoding ribonuclease P protein component 4 — protein MPDETTIARERIDRLRAMAREAVGEGREDRAREYVHTARRIAERHRLRLPREFERSICRSCDTFLVPGRNARVRTQSGHVVVTCSCGEHSRYPYR, from the coding sequence ATGCCCGACGAGACGACCATCGCCCGGGAGCGCATCGACCGCCTCCGCGCGATGGCCCGCGAAGCAGTGGGCGAGGGCCGCGAGGACCGCGCCCGCGAGTACGTCCATACGGCGCGGCGGATCGCCGAACGCCACCGACTCCGCCTCCCGCGGGAGTTCGAACGGTCTATCTGCCGCTCCTGTGATACCTTCCTCGTTCCGGGCCGGAACGCCCGCGTCCGGACCCAGTCCGGCCACGTCGTCGTCACCTGTTCCTGTGGCGAACACTCCCGGTACCCGTACCGCTGA
- a CDS encoding glycosyltransferase family 4 protein: MRVLNYLELADRLERSGIATSVDHQRRALADTDVSVLTTPWADGHPAWALGGNLAFDDPIFREYDVAHCNMIGPGSVAVARHANRNDVPLVLHAHVTREDFAGSFRGSNLVAPALGEYLEWFYSRADLVLCPSEYTKGVLESYPVDAPIRSVTNGVDTEPLTGFESFREEYRERYDLSGMTVFAVGSVFERKGLTTFCELARRTDYDFAWFGTYDDGPQGSKTVKRWTSDPPENVTFTGWVEDIRGAYGAGDVFLFPSKVENQGIVVLEAMACGKAVVLSDIPVFREYYENGHDCLICEDEAEFEAALERLEADPELRERLGENAQRTAREHGLDRVGEELVAAYEDVCGVDQSPV; encoded by the coding sequence GTGCGCGTCCTGAACTACCTCGAACTCGCCGACCGGTTAGAGCGGTCGGGTATCGCCACGTCTGTCGACCACCAGCGACGGGCGCTCGCCGACACCGACGTCTCCGTGCTCACGACGCCGTGGGCAGACGGGCACCCCGCGTGGGCGCTGGGGGGCAACCTCGCCTTCGACGATCCGATCTTCCGAGAGTACGACGTCGCTCACTGCAACATGATCGGGCCGGGGTCGGTCGCCGTCGCCCGCCACGCGAACCGGAACGACGTCCCGCTCGTCCTCCACGCTCACGTCACCCGCGAGGACTTCGCCGGGAGTTTCCGGGGGTCGAACCTCGTCGCTCCGGCGCTCGGCGAGTACCTCGAGTGGTTCTACTCACGGGCCGACCTCGTGCTCTGTCCCTCCGAGTACACCAAGGGCGTCCTCGAATCGTATCCCGTCGACGCGCCGATTCGCTCGGTCACCAACGGCGTCGATACGGAACCCCTCACCGGATTCGAGTCGTTCCGCGAGGAGTACCGCGAGCGCTACGACCTCTCGGGGATGACCGTCTTCGCCGTCGGCAGCGTCTTCGAGCGCAAGGGACTGACGACGTTCTGTGAACTCGCACGGCGGACCGACTACGACTTCGCGTGGTTCGGGACCTACGACGACGGGCCACAGGGGTCGAAAACGGTCAAGCGCTGGACCTCGGACCCGCCCGAGAACGTGACGTTCACCGGCTGGGTCGAGGACATCCGGGGAGCCTACGGGGCCGGCGACGTCTTCCTGTTCCCCTCGAAAGTCGAGAATCAGGGCATCGTCGTCTTGGAGGCGATGGCCTGCGGAAAGGCCGTCGTCCTCTCGGACATCCCGGTCTTCCGCGAGTACTACGAGAACGGCCACGACTGCCTCATCTGCGAGGACGAAGCCGAGTTCGAGGCGGCGCTGGAACGCCTCGAAGCGGACCCCGAACTCCGAGAGCGACTGGGTGAGAACGCCCAGCGAACGGCCCGCGAGCACGGACTCGACCGCGTCGGCGAGGAGTTGGTCGCGGCCTACGAAGACGTGTGCGGAGTCGATCAAAGCCCGGTTTGA
- a CDS encoding MFS transporter, whose translation MGRRRPPARRSVGALFSPPIEQRLMTSDRWLYAWAVGSVALGAASLLVPLYFVTIGGSTLLLGVLAGVAAAAGAPGAIIFGRIADRTGKRRSLVLLALALAAGATALVSLSERQWLVIAGNALLWFAAGAVAPVLTLLVTVGSPERDWPKRFATLNRYQGWGWAGGLVLGLAWTALLSGPLGTEFAQRTLLWVCAGVLVAAALSATAWLPVETAALDRPRRNRLADAIARSRRLPVRSATFPVGPGRVYWLTRSLRPRAFADRLTPALSLYFGAVACFFAGFGVFWGPLPSYLSTTLGYDSGTVFALYLVSSLGSAVCYGGAGRLAEQYDVTGLQTGGLLARAVLHPAVAVVAALFPLTALGLAVNGVVFVGIGVAWAVIAVTAASIVTRLAPPPIRGQALGLYTALSGLASGVGSVAGGWLAGYGFALTFGVAGGFVLVGAALVAVVWWRSPRATAEGVAAAD comes from the coding sequence ATTGGCCGCCGTCGCCCGCCCGCGCGACGCTCCGTCGGAGCGCTTTTCAGCCCCCCGATTGAGCAACGTCTCATGACGTCGGATCGGTGGCTCTACGCGTGGGCGGTGGGATCTGTTGCGCTCGGAGCCGCGTCGTTGCTCGTACCGCTGTACTTCGTCACGATCGGCGGGAGTACGCTGTTGCTGGGTGTCCTCGCGGGCGTCGCCGCCGCGGCGGGCGCGCCCGGTGCCATCATCTTCGGCCGGATCGCCGACCGAACCGGCAAGCGGCGGTCGCTCGTCCTCCTCGCGCTGGCGCTGGCGGCGGGGGCGACGGCGCTCGTCTCGCTGTCCGAACGGCAGTGGCTGGTGATCGCCGGCAACGCTCTGCTGTGGTTCGCCGCGGGCGCGGTCGCGCCGGTGTTGACGCTCCTGGTCACCGTCGGCTCGCCGGAGCGCGACTGGCCGAAGCGGTTCGCCACGCTCAACCGGTATCAGGGATGGGGGTGGGCCGGCGGTCTCGTCCTCGGACTGGCGTGGACCGCGCTCCTCTCGGGGCCGCTCGGGACCGAGTTCGCCCAGCGGACGCTCCTGTGGGTCTGTGCGGGCGTCCTCGTCGCGGCGGCGCTGTCGGCGACGGCGTGGCTCCCCGTCGAGACGGCCGCCCTCGACCGACCGCGCAGGAACCGCCTCGCCGACGCGATCGCCCGCTCGCGTCGGCTTCCGGTCCGGAGCGCGACCTTCCCCGTCGGCCCGGGACGGGTCTACTGGCTCACTCGTTCGCTCCGTCCCCGCGCGTTCGCCGATAGGCTCACCCCGGCGCTGTCACTGTACTTCGGGGCCGTCGCCTGCTTCTTCGCCGGTTTCGGCGTGTTCTGGGGACCGCTGCCGTCGTACCTCTCGACGACGCTGGGCTACGACTCGGGCACCGTCTTCGCGCTGTATCTGGTCTCCAGCCTCGGGTCGGCCGTGTGTTACGGCGGAGCGGGGCGCCTCGCCGAGCAATACGACGTGACCGGCCTCCAGACGGGCGGCCTGCTGGCTCGCGCCGTCCTCCATCCGGCCGTCGCCGTCGTCGCCGCGCTCTTTCCCCTGACGGCGCTCGGACTCGCGGTCAACGGCGTCGTCTTCGTCGGCATCGGCGTCGCGTGGGCCGTCATCGCCGTCACGGCCGCCAGCATCGTGACCCGACTGGCACCGCCGCCGATCCGCGGGCAGGCGCTGGGCCTCTACACCGCGCTGTCCGGGCTGGCGAGCGGCGTCGGCTCGGTGGCGGGCGGCTGGCTGGCCGGCTACGGGTTCGCGCTGACCTTCGGCGTCGCCGGCGGCTTCGTCCTCGTCGGTGCCGCGCTGGTCGCCGTCGTCTGGTGGCGATCCCCGCGAGCGACGGCGGAGGGCGTCGCCGCCGCCGATTGA
- a CDS encoding glycosyltransferase family 4 protein, whose translation MALPQVAAFTDTYLPTVNGVTYTVKTWRDRWNARGGRMDVVYPRSDHDPEPGEFPVRSLPFPFYEGFRLGMPQIPDAVEGADLVHAHTPFSLGMGGQRLARRLDAPLVVSYHTPTGEYAEYLSSNGAVESAVQSSAEHYERWFLDRADVIVAPSDRAASHVRETVGTDAAVEIISNGVDIDFFGPVETAAFRERHGLPDGPLVGYTGRHGHEKCLDDILAACDGLDVTVVFGGDGPARDSLEAKAAEMDLDVRFLGFLDREELPELYAALDVFAFPSPVETQGLVALEANCCGTPVAAVDAGALSDTIDEGETGYTYPEGDMSRFREAIERTLDERERLRENCLARRESVSVEHAVDRLGSVYEGVL comes from the coding sequence ATGGCACTGCCGCAGGTGGCCGCGTTCACCGACACGTATCTGCCGACCGTCAACGGCGTGACCTACACGGTCAAGACGTGGCGGGACCGCTGGAACGCCCGCGGCGGCCGCATGGACGTGGTCTACCCCCGGAGCGACCACGACCCCGAACCGGGCGAGTTCCCGGTCCGGAGCCTCCCGTTCCCGTTCTACGAGGGATTCCGACTGGGAATGCCGCAGATCCCCGACGCCGTCGAGGGGGCCGACCTCGTCCACGCACACACGCCCTTCAGCCTCGGGATGGGGGGGCAACGACTCGCTCGCAGGCTCGACGCGCCGCTCGTGGTGTCTTATCACACGCCGACGGGCGAGTACGCCGAGTACCTCTCCTCGAACGGGGCCGTCGAGTCCGCGGTCCAGTCGAGCGCCGAACACTACGAGCGCTGGTTCCTCGACCGCGCCGACGTCATCGTCGCCCCCAGCGACCGCGCCGCGTCCCACGTCCGTGAGACGGTCGGGACCGACGCCGCCGTCGAGATCATCTCCAACGGCGTCGACATCGACTTCTTCGGGCCGGTCGAGACGGCGGCGTTCAGAGAGCGCCACGGCCTCCCGGACGGGCCGCTGGTGGGGTACACCGGCCGCCACGGGCACGAGAAGTGTCTCGACGACATCCTCGCGGCCTGTGACGGACTGGACGTGACCGTCGTCTTCGGTGGCGACGGCCCGGCCAGGGACTCGCTCGAGGCGAAAGCCGCCGAGATGGACCTCGACGTCCGCTTTCTGGGTTTCCTCGACCGCGAGGAACTGCCCGAACTGTACGCGGCCCTCGACGTGTTCGCCTTCCCGAGCCCCGTCGAGACGCAGGGGCTGGTCGCGCTCGAAGCGAACTGCTGTGGCACCCCGGTCGCCGCCGTCGACGCCGGTGCGCTCAGCGATACCATCGACGAGGGCGAGACCGGCTACACCTACCCCGAAGGAGACATGAGCAGGTTCCGTGAAGCGATCGAGCGGACGCTCGACGAGCGCGAGCGGCTCCGTGAGAACTGCCTCGCTCGCCGCGAATCAGTGAGCGTCGAACACGCCGTCGACCGACTGGGAAGCGTCTACGAAGGCGTCCTGTAG
- a CDS encoding DUF7344 domain-containing protein, with product MSNTTTVRSDGWGELAHLSANERYRLLASDRRRVLLDALKETTVPTALASLATEVAAREEGVDAGDDEAVERVAVTLHHNHLPRMEDADLLRYDATTNCVVAESVSME from the coding sequence ATGTCGAACACAACAACAGTGCGGTCAGACGGGTGGGGTGAGCTAGCTCACCTCTCTGCGAACGAGCGGTATCGCCTGTTGGCGTCCGATCGGCGGCGCGTCCTCTTAGACGCTCTCAAAGAGACGACAGTACCGACCGCTCTTGCCTCGCTGGCGACGGAAGTCGCGGCCCGCGAGGAGGGGGTCGACGCGGGCGACGACGAGGCGGTGGAGCGAGTCGCCGTCACGCTGCACCACAACCACCTGCCGCGGATGGAAGACGCCGACCTCCTCCGTTACGACGCGACGACGAACTGCGTCGTCGCCGAGAGCGTCTCGATGGAGTGA